The Pseudoalteromonas spongiae UST010723-006 genome window below encodes:
- a CDS encoding COG3014 family protein, translating into MRLVFQALIITCALVFLSACSSITSGQLFSNYTEQLTPTRNALQSANMQQAASLLPTHSANNVSNTLGQLENARVSQLSENYTDSKVAFENALYQIDKQNFAANIEISEGLQTTASFLTNDNVRDYRVPYFEQTMVHTLQSLNYVALNNIEGALVEVRRANLVQLQALKKNQDELEKAVANTSLDLNDLYSRYPTMDDMIGSVKNGFQNAFTFYLSGFLYEATGEYNAAYIDYKRAIDIYSENTYLQQDILRLAKYLGFDDEYNYFKARFNADLPQTKNNQVPVLVLIEQGLIPEKTEARIDLPIFTSRDDIRFYSVALPSYANNHEHAAPLSINIGEQTLQSETIVKLSALAAKDLKERMPGIVARQITRLIAKEQFRKSAARNGGDVGNIIATLYNLASERADTRSWLTLANNYQIAKTYLTTGEHTLSINLNGITHPVSFSTDGNKPVLIKVVNLGSTLNTTVYTI; encoded by the coding sequence TTGCGTTTAGTATTTCAAGCTTTAATTATTACATGTGCACTGGTGTTTTTGTCTGCTTGCAGCAGCATAACCAGCGGACAGCTATTTTCAAACTACACTGAACAACTCACCCCTACGCGTAACGCATTACAGAGCGCAAATATGCAACAAGCCGCGAGTTTGCTACCAACACATTCAGCAAACAACGTATCTAATACGCTAGGTCAGCTTGAAAATGCAAGGGTGTCACAACTCTCTGAAAATTACACAGACAGCAAAGTTGCATTCGAAAATGCCCTGTATCAGATTGATAAACAAAATTTTGCAGCAAATATTGAAATCAGTGAAGGACTGCAAACAACGGCGTCGTTTTTAACTAATGACAATGTAAGAGACTACCGCGTCCCCTATTTTGAACAGACTATGGTGCACACCCTGCAATCGCTCAACTATGTCGCTTTAAATAATATAGAAGGTGCATTAGTAGAAGTTCGACGCGCTAATTTAGTACAGCTACAAGCACTTAAGAAAAACCAAGACGAATTAGAAAAAGCAGTAGCAAATACATCGTTAGACTTAAACGATCTATACAGCCGCTATCCAACTATGGACGATATGATTGGTTCGGTTAAAAATGGCTTTCAAAATGCGTTTACGTTTTATTTGTCAGGGTTTTTATACGAAGCTACGGGTGAATACAATGCCGCTTATATCGATTACAAACGTGCAATCGATATATATTCTGAAAACACCTATTTACAGCAAGATATTTTGCGTTTAGCTAAGTACCTTGGCTTTGATGACGAATATAACTATTTCAAAGCACGATTTAATGCTGATTTGCCCCAAACAAAGAATAACCAAGTGCCAGTGCTTGTGTTAATAGAGCAAGGCTTAATTCCTGAAAAAACAGAAGCTCGTATCGATTTGCCAATATTTACATCCCGCGATGATATTCGTTTTTATAGTGTTGCATTACCAAGTTATGCAAATAACCATGAACACGCAGCACCTCTATCTATTAATATTGGTGAACAAACATTACAAAGCGAAACAATCGTTAAATTGTCAGCCCTTGCGGCAAAAGATTTAAAGGAGCGTATGCCTGGCATTGTTGCAAGGCAAATAACACGGCTAATCGCAAAAGAGCAATTTAGAAAAAGCGCCGCGCGCAATGGCGGTGATGTTGGCAATATAATCGCAACACTTTACAACCTTGCGAGCGAGCGTGCAGATACTCGCTCGTGGTTAACGCTTGCGAATAATTATCAAATTGCAAAAACGTATCTTACAACCGGTGAGCATACGCTTTCGATTAATTTAAATGGGATAACACATCCCGTTTCATTTTCAACAGATGGTAACAAGCCCGTTTTGATTAAGGTCGTTAACCTTGGTTCGACGCTAAACACAACGGTTTATACAATATAG
- a CDS encoding ABC-three component system protein: MVSSVHNNEINNNEVAGDLNVGSTVVKLPNFNIDVSAAALKELIATHEKLREDSPEYEFFLEQLQEKITAKANRKVIGLENKLRLANRAHYYDGALISSQKAAKMITKLQHVKSYQIIFDHVLSLILTRFKAHILPLLQKQCDEVIIASAINSTILEPLSQEVSMAGGMMSSELVEGMLYFLTEKCHVEWI, encoded by the coding sequence ATGGTAAGTTCAGTCCATAATAACGAAATAAATAATAATGAAGTGGCTGGTGACTTAAATGTTGGAAGCACTGTAGTAAAACTGCCAAATTTTAATATTGATGTTAGTGCAGCAGCTTTAAAAGAATTAATTGCAACCCATGAGAAATTGAGGGAGGACTCTCCTGAATACGAGTTTTTTTTGGAGCAACTACAAGAAAAAATCACCGCTAAAGCTAACCGAAAAGTAATAGGGTTAGAAAATAAGCTAAGATTGGCGAATAGAGCGCATTATTACGATGGCGCATTAATTTCAAGCCAAAAAGCAGCCAAAATGATCACTAAACTTCAGCATGTTAAGTCATATCAAATTATATTTGATCATGTTTTGAGTTTGATTTTAACTCGATTTAAGGCACATATACTCCCGCTATTACAAAAACAATGTGACGAAGTCATCATTGCCAGCGCTATTAATTCAACAATTTTGGAGCCTTTATCGCAGGAAGTCTCAATGGCGGGTGGCATGATGAGCAGTGAGTTAGTTGAAGGGATGCTATATTTTTTAACAGAAAAGTGTCATGTGGAGTGGATCTAA
- a CDS encoding ABC-three component system middle component 5, with the protein MIMYHPSYDAHHCAYRYLNLLRSFPNFQCDKTLLSFVDFYYVYPHLLNEMKKLPSPLHRYKSLISGIKNPFEVTPNSRALFFELKSLQKVALANLQYRGLVTVTNNNVCLIDTKLPNLLVKTFEEDSFSKTDIFKLLVNELPKVQLSGNNGLKARSGLMEYKYD; encoded by the coding sequence ATGATCATGTACCATCCTAGCTATGATGCTCATCACTGTGCTTATAGATATCTAAATTTATTACGGTCATTTCCAAACTTTCAGTGTGATAAAACACTTTTGAGCTTTGTAGATTTTTACTACGTTTACCCTCATCTACTAAATGAAATGAAAAAGCTGCCGTCCCCTTTACATCGTTATAAGTCGCTTATTTCAGGGATTAAGAACCCATTCGAAGTAACTCCAAATTCTAGGGCTTTATTTTTCGAATTAAAATCTCTTCAAAAAGTGGCATTAGCAAATCTTCAATATAGAGGATTGGTCACAGTTACTAACAACAATGTTTGTTTAATAGATACAAAACTTCCGAATTTGCTAGTTAAAACATTTGAAGAAGATTCTTTCAGTAAAACAGACATTTTTAAGCTATTAGTTAATGAGCTACCAAAGGTACAGTTGTCTGGAAATAATGGATTAAAAGCTCGTAGTGGATTAATGGAATACAAATATGATTAA
- a CDS encoding DEAD/DEAH box helicase, with amino-acid sequence MSNDKILFEELNLPTPILSAITELGFVEPTPIQQQSIPALLAGKDVLGEAQTGTGKTAAFGLPLLARLDANLNAPQMLVVCPTRELAIQVAEAITDFAKNIRGLNIATVYGGQSYTIQNRDLKRGPQIVVGTPGRMMDHIEKGRLNLDNLKACVLDEADEMLNMGFLDDIEWILDHVPEDTQMAFFSATMPAPIKKITSQFLTDPVHVKIAVEKQAKANITQRAWRVGAIGKTAGLERIAEVVDYDAMIVFVRTRNDTLTLAEHLVNKGFKAAALNGDMQQQDRERIVDQLKNGRIHILIATDVVARGLDVPRISHVINYDLPFDSESYVHRIGRTGRAGREGEAILFASHREMRLLNRLERATEGQITPFEMPDASQLSKHRIEKTKEKLLSVAASPNLEKYTEVLARFTEESEITTEQLAAAMLYQLQQKLPLFPQADPVDKRGARDGRREGGRERGGRDGRREGGRERRNPGDFATYKFAVGRAQGVKPSDIVGAIANEVRINSREIGNIKLFDNHCHVELPKTLPSQGFEKLKNVTIRRHKINPSIVEGATGQYDSENRGKRPPRKRERSNDDRSIKTFKKKSRPRRDERSMPTFN; translated from the coding sequence ATGTCAAACGACAAAATTTTATTCGAAGAACTAAACCTTCCTACCCCTATTCTAAGTGCAATTACAGAACTCGGTTTTGTAGAGCCAACTCCAATCCAACAACAGTCAATTCCAGCATTATTAGCAGGTAAAGATGTACTAGGTGAAGCGCAAACAGGTACTGGTAAAACTGCAGCATTTGGTTTACCACTACTAGCACGCCTAGATGCAAACCTAAACGCACCACAAATGTTAGTGGTATGTCCTACACGTGAGCTTGCTATTCAGGTAGCAGAAGCAATTACAGATTTCGCTAAAAACATTCGCGGTTTAAATATTGCGACTGTTTACGGTGGTCAATCTTATACTATCCAAAACCGCGACCTAAAACGTGGCCCACAAATTGTTGTTGGTACACCAGGTCGTATGATGGATCACATTGAAAAAGGTCGTTTAAACCTAGACAACCTAAAAGCATGTGTATTAGATGAAGCAGACGAAATGCTTAACATGGGCTTCCTAGACGATATTGAATGGATCTTAGACCATGTGCCAGAAGATACGCAGATGGCGTTCTTCTCTGCAACTATGCCAGCACCTATCAAGAAAATTACGTCTCAGTTCTTAACTGATCCTGTTCACGTTAAAATTGCTGTTGAAAAACAAGCAAAAGCTAACATCACACAACGTGCATGGCGTGTAGGTGCTATTGGTAAAACAGCGGGTCTAGAGCGTATTGCAGAAGTTGTTGATTACGATGCAATGATTGTTTTCGTACGTACTCGTAACGACACCCTAACGCTAGCAGAGCACCTTGTTAACAAAGGCTTTAAGGCAGCAGCACTAAATGGTGATATGCAGCAGCAAGACCGTGAACGCATCGTTGACCAACTTAAAAATGGTCGTATTCACATTCTTATTGCAACCGATGTTGTAGCGCGTGGTCTTGACGTACCACGTATCAGCCACGTAATTAACTACGACTTACCATTTGATAGTGAATCATATGTTCATCGTATCGGTCGTACTGGTCGTGCTGGTCGTGAAGGTGAAGCTATTTTATTTGCATCACACCGTGAAATGCGCCTTCTTAACCGTTTAGAGCGTGCAACTGAAGGTCAAATTACGCCATTTGAAATGCCTGATGCAAGCCAATTAAGCAAGCACCGCATTGAAAAAACAAAAGAAAAGCTACTAAGCGTTGCAGCAAGCCCGAACCTTGAAAAATACACTGAGGTACTTGCAAGGTTCACTGAAGAAAGTGAAATTACAACGGAACAATTAGCAGCTGCAATGTTGTATCAACTACAGCAAAAACTACCACTATTCCCACAAGCGGATCCGGTAGATAAGCGTGGCGCACGTGATGGTCGTCGTGAAGGTGGCCGTGAGCGCGGTGGCAGAGATGGTCGTCGTGAAGGCGGTCGTGAACGTCGTAATCCAGGTGATTTTGCTACCTATAAATTTGCAGTTGGTCGTGCACAAGGTGTTAAACCAAGTGACATCGTTGGCGCAATTGCTAATGAAGTACGTATTAATTCTCGTGAAATCGGTAATATCAAACTGTTTGATAACCACTGTCACGTTGAATTACCAAAAACGTTGCCTAGCCAAGGTTTTGAAAAATTAAAGAACGTGACAATTCGCCGCCATAAAATCAACCCAAGCATTGTTGAAGGTGCAACGGGTCAATATGATTCTGAAAATCGTGGTAAGCGTCCACCTCGTAAACGTGAGCGTAGCAACGACGATCGCTCTATTAAAACATTTAAAAAGAAAAGCAGACCAAGAAGAGATGAGCGTTCGATGCCAACGTTTAACTAA
- the lpoB gene encoding penicillin-binding protein activator LpoB, whose product MKNSLLTLSLLTTLAISGCANREVVTYGDATEVETVDIGFGSTDLQKVAAEMTDSLLVSAAMKEFSQNGRPIFFVERIKNKTSEHIDTESITDSISTKLLRSGSVRFVDMARVEAAREQLTFQQDGGMVDQSKAIAFGQHVGAEYMLYGNLSSIVKFNKDKQDVYYKFTMRLMDLKTGLVEWADETEIRKNREKKRVGW is encoded by the coding sequence ATGAAAAACAGTTTACTTACATTAAGCCTATTAACAACGTTAGCGATTAGTGGGTGTGCAAACCGAGAAGTGGTGACATACGGCGATGCAACAGAAGTTGAAACCGTCGACATTGGTTTTGGTTCAACCGACTTGCAAAAAGTCGCCGCAGAAATGACGGATTCGCTATTAGTTTCAGCTGCAATGAAAGAGTTTAGTCAAAATGGCAGGCCTATCTTTTTCGTTGAACGTATCAAGAACAAAACCAGCGAACACATAGATACAGAATCAATTACAGACTCTATCTCGACTAAACTATTACGCTCAGGGAGCGTGCGTTTTGTTGATATGGCGCGTGTTGAAGCAGCCCGTGAGCAATTAACGTTTCAGCAAGATGGTGGCATGGTGGATCAAAGTAAGGCGATTGCTTTTGGACAGCATGTTGGCGCTGAATATATGCTATATGGCAACCTTTCAAGCATTGTAAAGTTCAACAAAGACAAACAAGATGTTTATTACAAATTCACCATGCGATTAATGGACCTTAAAACAGGCTTAGTTGAATGGGCTGATGAAACAGAGATACGTAAAAATCGTGAGAAAAAACGTGTAGGTTGGTAA
- a CDS encoding ATP-binding protein, which produces MSDFKKQRHLLSVYTIAVIVTGIALTFVSLYFYSQVDKQWRLYSTDAQQVYSLHDTLIQKMGYGGFIHDFKNLVLRKDIERYEPLLNQNLQDIKLTLEKLKEFNQYTPESIKVISKTVTAYEQKLNVVLVMIGQGKSSEQIDAVVKVDDLPALKALAQFDSQLNSRLTKEGKLINNHFSVAYSVHIASIVIFLCLFAIYFIKLISANKKEHELTNKALEGARVKSDFLANMSHEIRTPLNGIMGALQLLQGNLKQVKNIDLASKALFSCRALLTIINDILDFSKIEANRIDIEQVDFSLGEVLEGLSSNVLPLASDKRISFAIEKDNNMSDLWVGDPVRVGQILLNLTSNAVKFTETGGVTVSVCRKQLNDIDGINFVVTDTGIGMSEEALFQLFERFTQADSSITRKFGGTGLGMAITKNLVTLMGGKITATSGINQGTQVSVFLPLPQSDKNTLVSEEQTITPPDLKHLSILVAEDNALNTVIIKAMMEATNASLHFVTDGAEAVEQFTEFSPDLILMDIQMPKMDGMEACRRIRGENGDIPIIAITANVMKNDVLNYHHIGFNSHIAKPIDKNVLYKTLKSFADNSNGSDS; this is translated from the coding sequence ATGAGTGACTTTAAAAAACAACGTCATCTACTTAGCGTATACACAATCGCGGTTATTGTAACTGGTATCGCGCTTACATTCGTCTCACTGTACTTTTATAGCCAGGTTGATAAACAATGGCGCTTGTATTCAACTGATGCACAGCAAGTATACTCATTACATGACACGCTTATACAAAAAATGGGATATGGCGGGTTCATACATGATTTTAAGAACTTGGTGTTACGTAAAGACATTGAACGATATGAGCCATTACTTAATCAAAATCTACAAGACATAAAATTGACCTTGGAGAAGCTTAAGGAGTTTAATCAATATACACCTGAGTCAATTAAGGTTATAAGCAAAACGGTTACCGCTTACGAACAAAAGTTAAATGTTGTTTTAGTCATGATTGGCCAAGGTAAAAGCAGTGAACAAATTGATGCTGTTGTTAAAGTGGATGATTTACCCGCGCTTAAAGCGCTTGCACAATTTGATAGTCAACTAAATTCTCGTTTAACAAAAGAAGGAAAATTAATTAACAACCACTTTTCTGTTGCGTATAGCGTTCATATTGCCAGTATTGTTATTTTTCTTTGTTTATTCGCAATTTATTTTATTAAGTTAATATCAGCAAACAAAAAAGAACACGAGTTAACAAACAAAGCTTTGGAAGGCGCGCGCGTAAAATCTGATTTTCTTGCAAATATGAGTCATGAAATTAGAACACCGTTAAACGGCATTATGGGAGCGTTGCAATTACTTCAAGGTAATTTAAAACAAGTTAAAAATATCGACTTAGCCTCAAAGGCATTATTTTCGTGTAGAGCTTTATTGACAATCATTAACGATATTTTGGATTTCTCCAAAATTGAAGCAAATCGAATTGATATAGAACAGGTTGATTTTTCATTAGGTGAAGTTTTAGAAGGTTTATCATCTAATGTTTTGCCGCTAGCTAGTGATAAACGCATTTCATTTGCCATAGAAAAAGACAACAACATGAGTGATTTGTGGGTTGGTGATCCGGTTCGTGTCGGGCAAATTTTACTTAATTTAACGTCAAATGCAGTCAAATTTACTGAAACTGGTGGTGTAACTGTGTCTGTTTGCCGCAAACAATTAAATGATATTGATGGAATAAATTTTGTGGTAACCGATACAGGCATCGGTATGAGTGAAGAGGCATTATTTCAACTTTTTGAACGATTTACCCAAGCCGATTCAAGTATCACCCGCAAGTTTGGTGGCACTGGTTTAGGAATGGCAATCACAAAAAACCTTGTTACCTTAATGGGTGGAAAAATTACTGCAACCAGTGGTATTAACCAAGGTACGCAGGTATCTGTGTTTTTACCATTACCGCAAAGCGATAAAAACACGCTGGTGAGCGAAGAACAAACAATTACCCCACCCGATTTAAAGCATCTATCAATTTTAGTAGCGGAAGATAACGCGCTTAACACCGTTATTATCAAAGCTATGATGGAGGCAACTAATGCTTCTCTTCACTTTGTCACTGATGGTGCTGAGGCGGTTGAACAATTCACTGAATTCTCACCCGATTTAATTTTAATGGATATTCAAATGCCCAAAATGGATGGCATGGAAGCTTGTCGTCGTATTAGAGGCGAAAATGGTGACATTCCAATAATTGCTATAACGGCAAATGTGATGAAAAACGATGTATTAAACTATCACCACATCGGGTTTAACAGCCACATTGCTAAACCAATTGATAAGAATGTGTTGTATAAAACTTTAAAAAGCTTTGCTGATAACTCAAACGGAAGTGATAGCTAA
- the folE gene encoding GTP cyclohydrolase I FolE, whose amino-acid sequence MISKEATLVKEALIAKGLETPLKDVGLSSEQKYDKLKGLFTEVVDTLGLDLNDDSLAETPHRIAKMYVHEIFSGLDYETFPKIALIENKMQVDEMVKVNSISLTSTCEHHFVTIDGYAKVAYIPNEKIIGLSKINRIVRFFAKRPQVQERLTQQILIALQALLETDNVAVSINATHYCVKSRGVMDATSETSTTALGGDFKTNSNTRAEFLAN is encoded by the coding sequence ATGATTTCCAAAGAAGCCACTCTTGTAAAAGAAGCGCTTATTGCTAAGGGGTTAGAAACACCTCTCAAAGACGTAGGCCTTAGTTCAGAACAAAAATATGACAAACTAAAAGGCTTATTTACAGAAGTTGTTGATACACTTGGGCTTGATCTTAATGATGATAGCCTAGCCGAAACGCCACATCGCATTGCAAAAATGTATGTGCATGAGATTTTTTCGGGGCTTGATTACGAAACCTTTCCAAAAATTGCGTTAATTGAAAATAAAATGCAAGTAGATGAAATGGTTAAAGTGAATAGCATTTCACTAACGAGTACCTGTGAGCATCATTTTGTTACCATCGATGGTTACGCCAAGGTCGCTTATATTCCAAATGAAAAGATCATCGGTCTGTCTAAAATCAATCGTATTGTGCGCTTTTTTGCAAAGCGCCCTCAAGTACAAGAGCGACTAACACAGCAAATACTCATTGCTTTACAAGCTCTGCTTGAAACTGACAATGTCGCAGTATCAATTAACGCAACTCATTATTGTGTTAAAAGCCGTGGTGTAATGGATGCCACGTCTGAAACATCAACCACTGCATTAGGTGGCGATTTCAAAACCAATAGCAATACTCGCGCTGAGTTCTTAGCGAATTAA
- a CDS encoding tyrosine-type recombinase/integrase, with product MRAIFILTTQLDNGADIRHIQEMLGHASILTTQLYTHVSRKKLFEVYEATYPSAEGGSRLF from the coding sequence GTGCGTGCCATCTTTATCCTCACAACACAGCTCGATAATGGCGCTGATATTCGCCATATCCAAGAAATGCTAGGTCATGCAAGCATCCTCACTACGCAACTTTACACTCATGTAAGTCGCAAGAAGTTATTTGAGGTTTATGAAGCCACTTATCCTTCTGCTGAAGGTGGTAGTCGGTTGTTTTAG
- a CDS encoding DUF5329 family protein has product MPLEVKFLINEIKQSDCSFIRNGVSHSAKRAAEHLTLKYNNGKSYAQNGKSFIKNLATKSSWTGIAYKIKCPNKEAVNSNGWLNNKLINFKKSTRNR; this is encoded by the coding sequence ATGCCGCTTGAGGTAAAATTTTTAATAAACGAGATAAAACAAAGCGATTGTTCGTTTATACGTAATGGCGTTTCCCATTCAGCGAAACGTGCCGCTGAGCACCTAACATTAAAATATAACAATGGAAAATCATACGCACAAAACGGTAAATCCTTTATTAAAAATCTCGCAACTAAAAGCTCGTGGACGGGTATAGCCTATAAGATAAAATGTCCTAATAAAGAAGCTGTTAACAGTAATGGGTGGTTAAATAATAAACTGATCAATTTTAAAAAATCAACGCGAAACCGTTAA
- a CDS encoding YcfL family protein: MKNIVGIVIFFALLQGCAGKPVTSGTGTEQITANDNWQAHLKVDNPTLAKRLVISNVLTRTTNGLLDVNLELTSNYNKTQNLQYHFNWFDKDGFVIEQGKEPWKSLPLHGYQVVNLGAIAPTKDVVKFRLYVREINETIYRF, encoded by the coding sequence ATGAAAAACATAGTTGGCATTGTAATTTTCTTTGCGTTGTTACAAGGTTGTGCCGGTAAACCCGTCACATCAGGCACAGGAACCGAACAGATCACAGCAAACGATAATTGGCAGGCGCATTTAAAAGTTGATAACCCGACACTTGCAAAACGATTAGTCATTTCAAATGTACTCACGCGTACAACCAATGGCTTGCTTGACGTAAATTTAGAATTAACCAGCAACTATAACAAAACGCAAAACCTTCAATACCATTTTAATTGGTTTGATAAAGACGGTTTTGTAATTGAGCAAGGTAAAGAGCCGTGGAAGTCATTACCGCTTCATGGTTATCAAGTTGTAAATTTAGGTGCGATTGCGCCAACAAAAGACGTTGTGAAATTTCGTTTGTATGTACGCGAAATTAACGAAACAATTTATCGTTTTTAG
- a CDS encoding glycine zipper 2TM domain-containing protein: protein MRIVVIISTLVLAIFSFQTVGYERNKAVPVEKVVYGKVETLRHITDTELIRDKSAGWKHFGGALIGGVIGNQFGDGSGQVAATILGSIIGASIAKNNVPDYRQRTLKLIEMMILTEDKQRVMVIQDYDNQMQFSKGSTVRIVYLQSNTVRVDIAY from the coding sequence ATGCGCATTGTTGTCATAATTTCGACACTCGTTTTAGCTATATTCAGTTTTCAAACGGTTGGTTATGAACGTAATAAAGCGGTTCCGGTAGAAAAAGTGGTTTATGGCAAAGTGGAAACACTTCGTCATATTACTGATACCGAATTAATCCGCGATAAATCAGCTGGTTGGAAACACTTTGGTGGAGCACTCATTGGCGGTGTTATTGGTAATCAATTTGGTGATGGCAGCGGTCAAGTTGCCGCAACCATACTGGGCTCAATCATTGGCGCGTCGATTGCTAAAAATAATGTTCCGGATTACCGACAGCGCACTTTAAAGCTGATCGAAATGATGATTTTAACTGAAGATAAACAACGCGTTATGGTAATACAAGATTACGATAACCAAATGCAATTTAGTAAAGGGTCAACGGTGAGAATCGTTTATCTACAGTCAAATACTGTGCGTGTTGATATCGCTTACTGA
- a CDS encoding DUF3718 domain-containing protein has translation MLKLISVLTLTMSSFAFASKDVSKDTFYTSVCNVAKTNGFQAAKAFAKEQGVFISEHYSDIACNGVSLKTFAKTQKENQNSSQEFNLVDDSDATQLCAKAAKLGVKAVEKRSKNVKALTCNGMPVTEFVKSINTAS, from the coding sequence ATGCTTAAGTTAATTTCAGTACTTACTCTCACTATGTCGTCATTTGCCTTTGCAAGCAAAGATGTTTCTAAAGATACATTCTATACTTCTGTATGTAATGTAGCCAAAACGAATGGATTTCAAGCTGCTAAAGCATTTGCAAAAGAGCAGGGCGTATTTATCAGTGAACATTATTCAGATATCGCGTGTAATGGCGTTTCACTTAAAACCTTTGCGAAAACGCAAAAAGAAAATCAAAACTCATCGCAAGAGTTTAATTTAGTAGATGATAGTGACGCGACGCAATTATGTGCAAAAGCGGCAAAGCTTGGTGTTAAAGCGGTTGAGAAGCGAAGCAAGAATGTTAAAGCACTTACGTGTAATGGCATGCCAGTCACTGAGTTTGTGAAAAGCATTAATACTGCAAGCTAA
- a CDS encoding endonuclease/exonuclease/phosphatase family protein encodes MQKVFKLTILMISVWCLNVAASSYCDNTRSASHTQKNTVTVMSANIAHGRGTNFSQITSSIEQIKTNLNAIATKVNQINPDIVAFQEIDKASWWSGQFSHVDYLLKRTNFQNYVATSHVNAWWGDYGTALFSKLPLINCDGITFAPSWPTTNKGFSYAKVNLNKQAQDIIVVSLHLDFSRASVRNKQIKELLTKLKDLNAPIIIMGDFNTDWRWQNSIVKTLSDSYGLRIYNAQSNELNTFGAKRLDWIMVSQHFTFKSYYNVEGALSDHAFVVAELEFNEL; translated from the coding sequence TTGCAAAAAGTATTTAAGTTAACCATTTTGATGATAAGCGTCTGGTGTTTAAATGTTGCAGCCAGTAGTTATTGTGATAACACTCGCTCTGCCTCACATACTCAGAAAAATACAGTTACGGTAATGAGCGCCAACATCGCCCACGGGCGCGGTACCAATTTCTCTCAGATAACCAGCTCAATTGAGCAGATTAAAACAAATTTAAACGCGATTGCGACAAAGGTGAATCAAATCAATCCCGATATTGTTGCATTTCAAGAAATAGACAAAGCCTCTTGGTGGAGTGGTCAATTTAGTCATGTGGATTACTTATTAAAACGAACAAATTTTCAAAATTACGTCGCTACGAGTCATGTAAATGCCTGGTGGGGAGACTATGGAACCGCGCTTTTTTCTAAACTTCCGCTTATCAATTGTGATGGCATAACGTTTGCCCCAAGTTGGCCTACAACTAATAAGGGCTTTAGTTACGCTAAGGTTAATTTAAATAAGCAAGCTCAAGATATCATTGTGGTTTCTTTGCATTTAGATTTCTCGAGAGCATCAGTACGTAATAAGCAAATAAAGGAACTTCTTACCAAACTCAAAGATTTGAACGCCCCTATTATAATTATGGGCGACTTTAATACCGATTGGCGGTGGCAAAATTCAATCGTTAAAACCTTATCAGATAGCTATGGCTTACGTATTTATAACGCACAGTCTAATGAACTCAACACCTTTGGCGCAAAAAGACTCGATTGGATAATGGTCTCGCAACACTTTACTTTTAAGTCATATTACAATGTTGAAGGCGCTTTATCGGATCATGCCTTTGTTGTTGCGGAGCTAGAATTCAATGAGCTCTAA